From one Mytilus edulis chromosome 1, xbMytEdul2.2, whole genome shotgun sequence genomic stretch:
- the LOC139485191 gene encoding toll-like receptor 4, with protein sequence MFSNIENMQYLVIVLMIFAYSEAKSCNPCRCYRTKIDCSHKNISWIPNFSYFESVRYIDFSFNQITYIPDTKNLPSNIYLLDLSFNQIHDFGNGSLSDMKRLKYLNLSCNGLHSIPQGFQLPSSLSHLNVSSNLIHTFGKYPFENIQYLQSLDLYNNHFEYNRRIFYNGLFENLRRLKYLDIGKNSIGTKEPIYPDEIFCHLKSLQTLKIDSIPGASFGKGFRNLTKLRLLRIYNMGLAGYSSDYFENVSQITSLDLSCSLTPVTPSNEQGCYLRRIEKGAIAKLQKLKYLDISHNLKLGFCGLKNITHDLTKTQIKVLKARKITCPYGYSTVLFAKDIKPLNKTRIREIYMDQNRLEMLEDFAASYLPTSLRLLSLTYNRLRLGKYKTHGIFNLTGIHSLILNYQDQITMDDFSHWFVCDDFEETLECLSNRINVERNFDSDIEQSNHAKCENSNFKAMHSSSRVNTLINSFGTVMNFSQIKNKTIEFKSQDYLQNHHKWSLSFSKNHGNIKYWPYPFPRPENCTFGDDLFYISIIPPNLKRVEFQHSGLGDTVVPQFVSNDTLEEIIVSGNIYQYLLGPVCNVSKVKVLDLSGNSFVNISSYFFIGFIGLEKLYIQDNILSKVVMKFDNGELFSSQSKLKLLNISSNRLFELPEKLLQHTINLQVLDLSHNLLTDWNLTTVHLLKIKLIDLSFNQITFFSKNGMRKLEQSKSVKVNVLNNRFQCNCESLPFFSWMNKNKDIFVSYNNYTCKNITGDMINLKDAIIQLEKSCSSKIGLIVIVGACIILSIGLILGGVIYRYRWYIRYWYYSTKRRYFRGYVRLHDKPQYTFDAFVSYAEDDRLFVFNDLIEGLENDKGKKLCIHHRNFIPGCDISDNITNAIHESEKIVCLITKKFLESEWCNYELNIARVEGMWSRGGENMIIIVLMENISKKDLPIQIIELITNQTYIDYTDYIDMDIHVFIDMLNTAVED encoded by the coding sequence atgttttcaaatattgaaaatatgcaatatttagTCATTGTTTTAATGATTTTCGCGTATAGTGAAGCCAAATCATGCAACCCATGTCGTTGTTATAGGACTAAGATAGACTGTTCGCATAAAAATATATCTTGGATCCCAAATTTTAGTTATTTTGAATCTGTCCGTTACATAGACTTCAGCTTCAACCAAATTACCTACATTCCAGACACCAAGAATCTCCCAAGCAATATTTATCTTTTGGATTTATCTTTCAATCAAATTCATGATTTTGGAAATGGATCATTATCAGATATGAAGAGgctgaaatatttgaatttaagctGTAATGGTTTACACTCTATACCTCAAGGATTTCAATTGCCTAGTTCGCTGTCACATTTAAACGTTTCTTCTAATTTAATTCATACATTTGGGAAATATCCCTTTGAAAATATTCAATATCTTCAATCATTGGATTTATATAACAATCATTTTGAATACAATAGAAGAATATTTTACAACGGATTATTTGAAAATCTGCGAAGATTGAAATATTTAGATATTGGCAAAAATAGTATTGGAACGAAAGAACCTATATATCCGgatgaaatattttgtcatttaaagtcTCTACAAACTTTGAAAATCGACAGCATTCCTGGTGCTTCATTTGGAAAAGGATTTAGAAATCTGACAAAATTGAGATTATTAAGAATTTACAATATGGGTCTAGCAGGATATTCTTCAGATTACTTTGAAAATGTTTCACAGATTACATCACTTGATTTGTCATGTTCCTTAACACCCGTAACACCCAGTAATGAACAAGGTTGTTATCTAAGACGTATTGAAAAAGGTGCGATAGCTAAACTACAAAAACTAAAGTATTTAGATATATCGCACAACCTAAAGCTAGGATTTTGTGGACTTAAAAATATTACGCATGATCTTACAAAAACACAAATCAAGGTACTTAAAGCAAGAAAAATTACATGTCCATATGGGTACAGTACAGTGTTATTTGCTAAAGATATCAAACCGTTGAACAAAACTAGAATTCGTGAAATTTACATGGATCAAAACAGACTTGAAATGCTGGAGGATTTTGCAGCGTCTTATTTGCCAACATCTTTAAGATTGCTTAGTCTCACCTATAACAGACTGAGGCTAGGGAAATATAAAACACATGGAATTTTCAATTTAACTGGGATCCATTCTTTAATTCTGAATTATCAAGACCAAATAACAATGGACGATTTTTCTCACTGGTTTGTGTGTGATGACTTTGAAGAAACTCTTGAATGTTTATCAAATCGAATAAACGTAGAACGGAACTTTGATTCAGATATAGAACAATCTAACCATGCTAAATGTGAAAATTCTAATTTCAAGGCAATGCATTCATCTTCTCGTGTAAATACACTCATTAATAGTTTTGGCACTGTAATGAACTTTTCGCAGATCAAAAACAAAACTATAGAATTCAAGTCCCAAGACTACTTACAAAATCATCATAAATGGTCATTATCGTTTTCCAAAAATCACGGAAACATTAAGTACTGGCCGTATCCTTTTCCTCGACCAGAAAATTGTACCTTTGGTGATGACTTATTCTACATATCAATTATCCCTCCTAATTTGAAGAGGGTCGAATTTCAACACTCTGGTTTAGGTGATACTGTTGTTCCACAATTTGTAAGCAATGATACATTAGAAGAAATTATTGTAAGTGGAAACATTTATCAATACCTTTTAGGGCCGGTTTGTAATGTATCAAAGGTCAAGGTCCTTGATCTATCTGGGAATTCGTTTGTAaacatatcttcttatttcttcaTTGGATTCATCGGTCTTGAAAAACTGTATATACAAGACAATATTCTAAGCAAAGTTGTGATGAAATTTGACAATGGTGAGTTATTTTCTAGTCAGTCAAAGTTAAAGCTTTTGAATATATCCTCAAACAGGCTATTTGAGCTACCAGAAAAGCTTCTTCAACACACCATTAATCTTCAAGTCTTAGATTTAAGTCATAATCTGCTAACGGATTGGAACCTTACCACTGTACATTTACTGAAAATTAAATTGATTGACTTATCATTTaatcaaattacatttttttcaaagaatggCATGCGAAAGCTAGAGCAATCTAAGAGCGTAAAAGTTAACGTATTGAATAATAGATTTCAATGTAATTGTGAATCTCTTCCATTCTTCTCATGGATGAATAAAAACAAAGACATATTTGTGTCCTACAATAATTATACTTGTAAGAACATAACCGGTGATATGATTAACCTCAAAGATGCAATAATACAATTAGAAAAATCATGTAGTTCGAAAATAGGCTTGATTGTTATAGTTGGTGCGTGCATAATTTTGTCGATAGGATTAATTCTTGGAGGTGTAATATATAGATATCGTTGGTATATAAGATATTGGTATTATTCAACCAAACGGCGATATTTTAGAGGATATGTACGACTACATGACAAACCTCAATACACATTCGACGCTTTTGTTTCTTATGCAGAGGATGATCGTCTGTTCGTTTTCAATGATTTAATTGAGGGTCTCGAAAATGACAAAGGAAAGAAGCTTTGTATTCATCACCGCAATTTTATCCCAGGGTGTGATATTTCTGACAACATAACAAATGCAATTCACGAGAGCGAAAAAATCGTTTGTCTCATCACAAAGAAATTTCTTGAATCTGAATGGTGCAACTATGAGTTAAATATTGCTCGAGTTGAAGGAATGTGGTCTCGTGGTGGCGAAAATATGATTATTATAGTTCTAATggaaaatatttccaaaaaagaCTTGCCAATTCAAATAATAGAATTAATAACTAACCAAACCTACATCGATTATACAGATTATATTGATatggatatacatgtattcattgACATGCTGAATACTGCAGTTGAGGATTAG